In Primulina huaijiensis isolate GDHJ02 unplaced genomic scaffold, ASM1229523v2 scaffold23605, whole genome shotgun sequence, the sequence TTCGCGAGTGGAGCAATTTCCTCCCCGTCGTTTTCGGACTCACCACCGGAAACGCCCAAACTTAGTAGCAACGACTCCCACTTCTTAGCAGGTCCCTGAGTCATCACGTGCCACGAGTTGTacaaacacaaatattttaacatattctGAATCATTGCTGACAAAACGAACTGAAAAATAAAGCAAGAAATCAAACACAATCTTAGGGGTTTGATGGGTACCTTCCAGGAGAAATCTTGTGACATGCAGTTTTTTATCATTTCCGTGAATGCTAGGGTTCCGTAGACCATGAGAGCTCTCTCAACAGCTGTTGCTATCTTCAGCACATCGGCTGGGTCTACAGTTTCACACTGCACATGCATACACACAAAAGGTGATATAATTTGAATCTTGAAAGAGAGAGTGGCTAAATGAGCCCTAAATTCACAAGTCTAGAATACCTCAATGTTGAAATCTCCCATTTGGAAACCTGTATATCCTTCTTTCACCGTGTCAACTAGACCACCAGTCGATGAACAGATTGGTATCTGATAAAAGCAGTTATATCTTGAGATCATGTTATGAAAGTTGAGCGAACTGAACTTGTTTTAAACAATTTACAGCCAAAAAAATATACAGTTTCTTAAATTTAATCTTTGAAGCTAAAGTCTTACAGTTCCATATCGCATGGCATGTAACTGAATGAGACCACAAGGCTCAAATCTACTTGGAATCAACATAAAATCTGCACCAGCAGTTATCATGTGAGCCAAGGGAACATTGAATTTGGCCACTCCCCTAGCTTTTTCAGGGTACAACTCTTCGAGTTGTTGAATCTGTTGCTCAAACTTCTTCTTGCCAGTTCCCTGAAAGAAAGGATGGATAAAATCATTAAACCTAATCTCACACTTGATCAATATTTGCACAAACATTGAGCAAGTACGCAGATTAATTTATTCCTTACAAGGATTATTATTTGAACATCCATTCCTATGAACCTAGAAATGGCAGCGACAAGAATATCTGAGCCTTTTTGCTCCTCGAGTCTGCCAATAAATCCAAGTACAGGGATATTCCTGTCTATGGGCAACCCAACTTCAGCTTGAAGAGCTTCCTTTATAAATGGCTTGGCATCCATAACCTGAAAGTAAGATTACAACAAAAAATCAATTTCTAGGAAGTAGGAACAGAGATGATAAGCAAATGAATAGATATTATATCAAACaagatttaaaatatctatCTATAGTAACCTCGCTGTGGTGTCATTATTGTCAGCACAaggacaaaagaaaaaaaaaagtataggATCTTACAGAAGTGATGTTGTAGTGATAACTAATGTATTTATCGGTGGCGGGATTCCACTCTTGAATATCCATGCCATTTGTGATGCCACATATGTCAACAGCGCGTATATACTTATCACATTCTACACCTTTTGCAGGCCCAGAAATAAGTTCTTGGCCATAGTATGGGCTGACAGTCACAAGTCTGTTTGCTTCTAAAATTCCAGCCTTCATCCAGTTTGTTTTCCTTCCCTTCACAGGTTTATCATACCTGCAACAGTTATGGACAATCATACAAACTAAAAAATTCGATCACCTGATAGAATTACCTTCAATTGTGAAGACTACAACTTATTTTTCCACAATCTTATAATAGCCTTAATACAAACACTCGAGCAAATGGACTAGGGATCAGAACagtttaatattttcaacataCCCCTTTACATTAGTTCAAAAGTCCGAAAAACAGAGGCCTGAATCAAATATCCATAGTCTACAGGCGTTGACAACCAAAAGTCCGAATCAATGAGAAACGGAAAAAATAGTTTTGTATTATATGTACCCGTCCATGAAATCGAAGGAACTTTTGAATTCATCGGGAAGATTGAGAAGCGAGAAATCTGAGAATTTAAATCTTCCTTGATAGGCAATGTTGTGGATGCAATAAACAACCTGGAACCATTTTAGACATGCATCAGAACTTAAATGCTGCCATAATATTACAATTGTTAGCTTCAATCCACactaagaaagtaaaaaaaattcacctTGGCGTTCGTGTATAGTCCTCTGGATTGATACATGCTCTTTAGGTAGCATGGAAGCAAAGCAGTGTGCCAGTCATTGGCAATGAAAACAACATCCTctcctataaaaaaaaaggaagatcTTACAAATTTTAATCACCTTATTTGTATCCTGTAGTGCTTTATCTAGATCAAATTTCAAGACATACCATATGGTCCTGAGAAATATTTGCTGTTATTC encodes:
- the LOC140967109 gene encoding granule-bound starch synthase 1, chloroplastic/amyloplastic-like isoform X1, with amino-acid sequence MGGSSPFLNHSLQFQRNRAIASSSPTLSAVLQSEVLGMAAVTASHFVSHINGGATSVDTKTNLAQIGLRNQTVTHSGLRSVNKIDISGKVTTSKLSRCTVNKTEKDKPSGGTIICGVGMSVVLLSTEVAPWCKTGGLGDVLGGLPPALAALGHRVMTICPRYDQYKDAWDTNVLVEITVGDRVETVRFFHCYKRGVDRVFVDHPWFLEKVWGKTKSKLYGPNAGTDYEDNQLRFSLLCQAAIEATRVLSLNNSKYFSGPYGEDVVFIANDWHTALLPCYLKSMYQSRGLYTNAKVVYCIHNIAYQGRFKFSDFSLLNLPDEFKSSFDFMDGYDKPVKGRKTNWMKAGILEANRLVTVSPYYGQELISGPAKGVECDKYIRAVDICGITNGMDIQEWNPATDKYISYHYNITSVMDAKPFIKEALQAEVGLPIDRNIPVLGFIGRLEEQKGSDILVAAISRFIGMDVQIIILGTGKKKFEQQIQQLEELYPEKARGVAKFNVPLAHMITAGADFMLIPSRFEPCGLIQLHAMRYGTIPICSSTGGLVDTVKEGYTGFQMGDFNIECETVDPADVLKIATAVERALMVYGTLAFTEMIKNCMSQDFSWKGPAKKWESLLLSLGVSGGESENDGEEIAPLAKENVPTP
- the LOC140967109 gene encoding granule-bound starch synthase 1, chloroplastic/amyloplastic-like isoform X2: MECVCSEVLGMAAVTASHFVSHINGGATSVDTKTNLAQIGLRNQTVTHSGLRSVNKIDISGKVTTSKLSRCTVNKTEKDKPSGGTIICGVGMSVVLLSTEVAPWCKTGGLGDVLGGLPPALAALGHRVMTICPRYDQYKDAWDTNVLVEITVGDRVETVRFFHCYKRGVDRVFVDHPWFLEKVWGKTKSKLYGPNAGTDYEDNQLRFSLLCQAAIEATRVLSLNNSKYFSGPYGEDVVFIANDWHTALLPCYLKSMYQSRGLYTNAKVVYCIHNIAYQGRFKFSDFSLLNLPDEFKSSFDFMDGYDKPVKGRKTNWMKAGILEANRLVTVSPYYGQELISGPAKGVECDKYIRAVDICGITNGMDIQEWNPATDKYISYHYNITSVMDAKPFIKEALQAEVGLPIDRNIPVLGFIGRLEEQKGSDILVAAISRFIGMDVQIIILGTGKKKFEQQIQQLEELYPEKARGVAKFNVPLAHMITAGADFMLIPSRFEPCGLIQLHAMRYGTIPICSSTGGLVDTVKEGYTGFQMGDFNIECETVDPADVLKIATAVERALMVYGTLAFTEMIKNCMSQDFSWKGPAKKWESLLLSLGVSGGESENDGEEIAPLAKENVPTP